A DNA window from Streptomyces bacillaris contains the following coding sequences:
- a CDS encoding GntR family transcriptional regulator has translation MGATRYREIAESLRHAIRTGTYPLGSRLPSESDLATRWSVSRGTVRQAVALLASEGLIGSRQGARRVVLRQERRQSFQQLNSFAQWAQAMGCEVTSRILTRTLRPATDEEADRLDAEPGTEILYVLRLRHLDGEPVMVERTVYADWVAPAVLELPEDCVSIMDSIAERADIVAHYGEHLIDAVAAGSEDARLLQVRRASPLLRQRHLSCTAAGRAIEWTDDRYRAGSVVFNVMNSAAAAPLERRAGPDVTG, from the coding sequence GTGGGCGCTACGCGCTACCGGGAGATCGCCGAGTCGCTGCGGCACGCCATCCGGACGGGCACGTACCCGCTGGGCTCCCGGCTGCCCTCCGAGAGCGACCTCGCCACCCGCTGGTCGGTCTCCCGCGGCACGGTCCGCCAGGCGGTGGCGCTGCTGGCCTCCGAGGGCCTGATCGGCTCCCGGCAGGGGGCCCGGCGGGTGGTCCTGCGCCAGGAGCGCCGCCAGAGCTTCCAACAGCTCAACAGCTTCGCGCAGTGGGCACAGGCCATGGGGTGCGAGGTCACCAGCCGCATCCTGACCCGCACCCTGCGCCCGGCCACCGACGAGGAGGCCGACCGCCTGGACGCGGAGCCGGGCACCGAGATCCTCTACGTCCTGCGCCTGCGCCACCTGGACGGCGAACCGGTGATGGTCGAGCGGACGGTGTACGCGGACTGGGTGGCCCCGGCGGTCCTGGAGCTGCCGGAGGACTGCGTCTCGATCATGGACAGCATCGCGGAGCGGGCGGACATCGTGGCGCACTACGGCGAGCACCTGATCGACGCGGTGGCGGCCGGCAGCGAGGACGCCCGCCTCCTCCAGGTCCGCCGCGCCAGCCCGCTGCTGCGCCAGCGCCACCTGTCGTGCACGGCGGCGGGCCGGGCCATCGAGTGGACGGACGACCGCTACCGGGCGGGCAGCGTGGTCTTCAACGTGATGAACTCCGCGGCGGCGGCGCCGCTGGAGCGGCGGGCGGGCCCGGACGTGACGGGCTGA